A single window of Streptomyces griseoviridis DNA harbors:
- a CDS encoding GNAT family N-acetyltransferase: MTQDEIRLAVAADVPAVRDVTDAAYRPFIARIGLVPVPMRADHAADVAAGKVFVTGDPVTGLVVVEARGDHLFLDSIAVHPDTHGRGVGRRLLHFVDAHAHALGLPEVRLYTNALMTENQKIYPRYGYELVERRLDGPYDRLHYRKRLDPTHGDGDRPAGR; this comes from the coding sequence ATGACGCAGGACGAGATCCGGCTCGCCGTCGCCGCCGACGTACCGGCCGTGCGGGACGTGACCGACGCCGCCTACCGGCCCTTCATCGCGCGCATCGGACTGGTGCCGGTGCCCATGCGGGCCGACCACGCGGCGGACGTCGCCGCCGGGAAGGTGTTCGTGACCGGCGACCCGGTGACCGGTCTCGTCGTCGTGGAGGCGCGCGGGGACCATCTGTTCCTCGACAGCATCGCCGTCCACCCCGACACGCACGGCCGGGGCGTGGGACGGCGGCTGCTGCACTTCGTGGACGCGCACGCGCACGCCCTCGGGCTGCCCGAGGTCAGGCTCTACACCAACGCGCTGATGACCGAGAACCAGAAGATCTACCCGCGCTACGGGTACGAACTGGTGGAACGCCGTCTCGACGGCCCGTACGACCGGCTCCACTACCGCAAGCGGCTCGACCCGACGCACGGGGACGGAGACCGGCCGGCGGGGCGGTGA
- a CDS encoding lytic polysaccharide monooxygenase auxiliary activity family 9 protein, whose amino-acid sequence MPARRRAAAVVASFAAVGVAPLALTALAAAPAAAHGTMGDPVSRVSQCYAEGPESPRSEACKAAVAAGGTQALYDWNGIRIGDADGRHQTLIPDGKLCSANSEEFKGLDLARADWPATAVKAGSYTFKYRVTAPHKGTFKVYITRSGYDPAKPLAWSDLDLEHPVATSTDPVATGGFYTFSGALPERAGQQLLYAVWQRSDSPEAFYSCSDVTFGGAGGAGGAGTASGDTPGSAAGPAPAPSASVPSEKQIEAGADKSTVEHHGHGDDDAATSAEPTTAATTAGTEPSQAAAATGSDPGSGVNEPKAAGSSQNLAETGADSTTPYLAVGGAAVLALGAATLFASVRRRAVNVSGRHGR is encoded by the coding sequence GTGCCCGCGCGCCGCAGGGCCGCCGCCGTCGTCGCGAGCTTCGCCGCCGTCGGTGTCGCCCCGCTCGCCCTGACCGCGCTGGCCGCAGCCCCCGCGGCCGCGCACGGCACGATGGGCGACCCGGTCAGCAGGGTCTCGCAGTGCTACGCGGAGGGACCGGAGAGCCCGAGGTCGGAGGCGTGCAAGGCGGCGGTCGCGGCCGGCGGTACGCAGGCGCTCTACGACTGGAACGGCATCCGCATCGGTGACGCCGACGGCCGCCACCAGACGCTGATCCCGGACGGCAAGCTGTGCAGCGCGAACAGTGAGGAGTTCAAGGGCCTCGACCTGGCCCGCGCCGACTGGCCCGCGACCGCCGTGAAGGCCGGTTCGTACACCTTCAAGTACCGGGTGACGGCGCCGCACAAGGGCACGTTCAAGGTGTACATCACCCGGTCGGGCTACGACCCGGCCAAGCCGCTGGCCTGGTCCGACCTGGATCTGGAGCACCCGGTGGCGACGTCCACCGACCCGGTCGCGACGGGCGGGTTCTACACGTTCTCGGGCGCGCTTCCGGAGCGCGCGGGGCAGCAGTTGCTGTACGCCGTCTGGCAGCGCTCGGACAGCCCGGAGGCGTTCTACTCCTGCTCGGACGTCACCTTCGGCGGCGCGGGCGGGGCCGGGGGCGCCGGGACGGCGAGCGGTGACACCCCCGGTTCGGCGGCCGGTCCCGCGCCCGCGCCGAGCGCGTCCGTGCCCTCCGAGAAGCAGATCGAGGCGGGCGCGGACAAGTCGACGGTCGAGCACCACGGGCACGGTGACGACGACGCCGCCACCTCGGCGGAGCCGACCACGGCAGCGACGACGGCGGGCACGGAGCCCTCGCAGGCCGCCGCGGCCACCGGTTCCGACCCGGGCAGCGGGGTCAACGAGCCCAAGGCGGCCGGGAGTTCGCAGAACCTCGCGGAGACGGGCGCGGACTCCACCACCCCGTATCTCGCCGTCGGCGGCGCCGCCGTCCTGGCACTGGGCGCGGCGACGCTGTTCGCCTCGGTCCGCCGTCGCGCCGTGAACGTCAGTGGCCGACACGGTCGTTGA